One window of the Cryptomeria japonica chromosome 7, Sugi_1.0, whole genome shotgun sequence genome contains the following:
- the LOC131055607 gene encoding disease resistance protein Roq1-like encodes MASSSSYPHKNEEHHALLLASSSSPPQKYDFPRASSSSSHKQDEDFQLFSGIKPPRHKRRKVSESSRLYDVFINHRGPDVKETLALHLYKSLEKLNIRAFLDSKEKVLGDSFPSTIETAIRSAAVHIAIFSKGYAESPWCLEELDLMLRSKAKIIPLFYGVKPSDLRYIEKGVYGKAFADYENKKRYIEKLGEWKKDLQSISFIAGEEFNRVSAVQKEVEKKRHLYVAKYPVGLPKLVEDFGKHCIDKVVQDFEIQCKTNKQREGNAKIVGIFGMGGVGKTTLSKELFNRKRSDYSRSCFLFDVREASVKFNVPSLQVKLLAELFDEKEKDHRKYPSVEDGKSRLGHHIQRRNNLSFLIVLDDIDHLDQLDDLLIKDMLDKSGNSLVIVTTRDVGVLINAGITVAYNLKGMDTDDAKELSCWHAFSQSYPSNGYEKLVDLFVGVCGGLPLSLQVLGRHVHGQDQKFWELELKKVKKTLPQDIHKRLRISIDTLDNEEKQIFMDVACFFLGELTTDAIRVWEGSGWDNAEHALQRLKNKCLVEERSRIDNQFHDLEQSLVGERKKNKFMVLVDDVLEDSTEGKFVLRMHDHLRDLGQEMADELSHPRRLWRPQHLESLISKGFENILTQPRVRCLHSFRNQYTGGHIKYFLGEAESMLEPSTALLWLELDHWRPTLTNIPLQNLQRLRISGGYLAAHLKGFWQTDVQESFPIKVLEIKAIHDLDELSLGLLCSLEKLVIYGCAYLTRVTGIFDLTKLTELNISKCGKFELEELSLGHLRCLERILVHNCKYLKIVTGISDLKKLLIFAMSNCETIEELSFDQLSSLKRITIHDCGHLKSVTGISDLAELIELNIRKCGELEEISFVQISYPEIQTIHNCKHLKSVIRISDLTKLEILHIYSCGKIEELSLAQLSCLRMCSVPDVPTLKRVELKRCENLHEVNGISSNLVKLNVYDCPELEINPDIEKLERMQLFNCSKRTIRNCIVHMEKLPSDFIKVIGTAVNGAESTLNANVFCNFNSVNSVIEFGIDNICNHLGRHVVGAIILCAVVVVNTSEAAKRINDSIGDCDWSPWLKFERFEVKGCKNLVNIDGIFWNLVKLNIYRDCPKLEKIPDIVKLFALEIMQLLYGSNQTIRNSILNIEKLPSNFIKVTDRAVGGAESTFNTNILYLQSSYVPWLWLILLR; translated from the exons ATGGCCTCTTCTTCCTCGTATCCCCACAAAAATGAGGAACACCATGCTCTGCTTTTGGCATCTTCATCCTCGCCTCCCCAGAAATATGATTTCCCTAGGGCATCATCTTCCTCGTCCCACAAACAAGATGAGGATTTTCAACTTTTCTCTGGAATAAAACCTCCTCGACACAAGAGGAGGAAGGTTTCTGAATCTTCAAGATTATATGATGTCTTCATCAACCACAGAGGTCCTGATGTCAAAGAAACCCTCGCTCTTCACCTTTACAAATCCCTTGAGAAGTTGAATATACGGGCGTTTCTTGACTCGAAAGAGAAAGTGCTTGGAGATTCGTTTCCATCCACTATTGAAACAGCCATTCGCTCTGCTGCAGTACACATAGCTATCTTCTCCAAAGGCTATGCAGAGTCCCCATGGTGTTTGGAGGAGCTGGATCTCATGTTGCGGAGTAAAGCTAAGATTATTCCTTTGTTTTATGGAGTGAAGCCTTCGGATCTTCGTTACATAGAAAAGGGAGTATATGGCAAAGCGTTCGCTGATTACGAAAATAAGAAGAGGTACATCGAAAAACTTGGGGAGTGGAAGAAAGACCTCCAATCTATTTCATTTATTGCCGGTGAAGAGTTCAACAG AGTCTCAGCAGTGcaaaaggaagtagaaaagaagaggCATTTATATGTTGCCAAATATCCGGTAGGACTTCCTAAGCTTGTTGAAGATTTTGGAAAGCACTGCATTGATAAGGTTGTACAAGATTTTGAAATCCAGTGCAAGACGAACAAACAAAGAGAAGGCAACGCTAAGATAGTTGGCATTTTCGGCATGGGTGGGGTCGGAAAAACAACGCTTTCCAAAGAATTGTTCAACCGAAAACGTTCAGATTATAGCCGATCCTGTTTTTTGTTTGATGTTCGGGAAGCCTCTGTCAAATTCAATGTGCCCTCTTTGCAAGTTAAGCTCCTCGCAGAActctttgatgaaaaagaaaaagatcatcGAAAGTATCCAAGCGTAGAGGATGGAAAAAGTCGTCTCGGTCATCATATCCAAAGGAGGAACAATTTGAGCTTCCTAATTGTTCTAGATGATATTGATCACCTAGATCAGTTAGATGACCTATTGATCAAGGATATGCTGGATAAATCTGGCAATAGTCTAGTAATTGTCACAACTCGGGATGTAGGAGTTCTAATAAACGCAGGAATCACAGTTGCTTATAATTTGAAAGGAATGGATACAGATGACGCTAAAGAGTTGTCTTGTTGGCATGCATTTAGTCAATCTTATCCATCTAATGGATACGAGAAGCTGGTTGACCTCTTTGTAGGCGTGTGTGGTGGCTTACCACTGTCTCTTCAAGTTCTGGGCAGGCATGTTCATGGCCAAGATCAGAAGTTTTGGGAGTTAGAattgaaaaaagtgaaaaagacTCTGCCTCAAGACATTCATAAGAGATTAAGAATAAGCATTGACACGTTGGACAATGAAGAGAAACAAATTTTTATGGATGTTGCATGTTTTTTCTTGGGAGAATTGACCACAGACGCCATCAGAGTGTGGGAGGGATCGGGATGGGACAACGCTGAACATGCTTTGCAAAGACTCAAAAATAAATGCCTGGTTGAAGAAAGGTCTAGAATAGATAACCAGTTTCATGACCTGGAACAGAGTCTGGTAGGCGAAAGGAAGAAGAATAAATTCATGGTACTAGTCGATGATGTCCTCGAAGATTCGACAGAAGGAAAGTTTGTATTGAGAATGCATGACCACTTGCGGGACTTGGGACAAGAAATGGCAGATGAACTGAGTCATCCTCGTCGCCTCTGGCGTCCTCAACATCTCGAATCTTTG ATATCAAAGGGATTCGAAAACATTCTCACTCAACCCAGAGTTCGGTGTTTGCATTCTTTTAGAAATCAGTACACAGGTGGCCATATTAAATACTTTCTAGGGGAAGCAGAGAGTATGCTCGAGCCTTCAACCGCTTTACTATGGCTTGAGCTTGATCATTGGAGGCCTACACTTACAAACATCCCTCTTCAAAATTTGCAACGGTTAAGAATCTCTGGTGGATATCTTGCTGCACATCTAAAAGGATTTTGGCAGACAGATGTGCAG GAATCCTTCCCCATAAAAGTGCTGGAGATCAAAGCGATCCATGACTTGGACGAGCTAAGCTTGGGCCTTCTTTGCAGTCTTGAAAAACTTGTAATTTATGGTTGTGCGTATCTGACAAGAGTGACAGGAATATTTGATCTCACAAAGCTAACAGAGTTGAACATTAGTAAATGTGGGAAGTTTGAGCTGGAGGAGTTAAGCTTGGGTCATCTGCGGTGTCTGGAAAGAATTCTAGTACATAATTGTAAGTACCTGAAAATTGTGACAGGAATATCTGATCTTAAGAAGCTACTTATATTTGCCATGAGTAATTGTGAAACAATTGAGGAGTTAAGTTTTGATCAACTCAGCAGCCTGAAAAGAATTACAATTCATGATTGTGGGCATCTGAAAAGTGTGACAGGAATATCAGATCTTGCAGAGCTAATAGAATTGAACATTCGGAAATGTGGAGAGCTTGAAGAGATAAGTTTTGTTCAAATCAGCTACCCAGAAATACAGACAATTCATAATTGTAAGCATCTGAAAAGCGTGATAAGAATATCTGATCTTACGAAGCTAGAAATTTTGCATATTTATAGCTGTGGAAAGATTGAGGAGTTAAGTCTAGCTCAACTCAGCTGTCTAAGAATGTGTTCCGTTCCTGATGTTCCCACGCTGAAGAGGGTTGAATTGAAACGTTGTGAAAATTTGCATGAGGTAAATGGAATATCTTCGAATCTTGTTAAATTGAACGTTTACGACTGTCCGGAGCTGGAGATAAATCCAGATATTGAAAAACTGGAAAGAATGCAACTCTTTAATTGCAGCAAGAGAACAATCCGGAATTGTATTGTCCACATGGAG AAGCTGCCGTCAGATTTTATTAAAGTAATTGGTACAGCAGTCAATGGAGCAGAGTCTACTCTCAACGCAAATGTATTCTGCAACTTCAATAGCGTCAATTCAGTCATCGAATTTGGTATCGATAACATTTGCAATCATCTCGGGAGACATGTGGTGGGCGCAATCATTTTATGCGCCGTGGTTGTGGTTAATACCTCTGAAGCAGCAAAGAGGATTAATGACTCCATCGGCGATTGTGATTGGTCTCCATGGCTGAAATTTGAG AGATTTGAAGTGAAAGGTTGCAAGAATCTGGTTAATATAGATGGAATATTTTGGAACCTTGTAAAATTAAACATTTACCGCGACTGTCCGAAGCTGGAGAAAATACCAGATATAGTAAAATTGTTTGCATTAGAAATAATGCAGCTCTTATATGGCAGCAACCAAACAATTCGGAATTCTATTCTCAACATTGAG AAGCTGCCATCAAACTTTATTAAAGTAACTGATAGAGCAGTGGGTGGAGCGGAGTCAACTTTCAACACAAATATCTTATACTTGCAATCATCTTATGTGCCATGGTTGTGGTTAATACTTCTGCGGTAG